One segment of Clostridium botulinum DNA contains the following:
- a CDS encoding DUF3343 domain-containing protein: MNYYIIVFKNTFDAMAAEKYLQETEHEFKIMPTPTSITKSCGICVRINDEEVINEVIKDNKFEYKNIYLRDNSGYVSIE, translated from the coding sequence ATGAATTATTATATAATAGTTTTTAAAAATACATTTGATGCCATGGCTGCAGAAAAATATTTACAAGAAACTGAACATGAATTTAAAATAATGCCTACGCCAACTTCTATAACTAAAAGTTGTGGAATATGCGTTAGAATTAATGATGAAGAAGTGATAAATGAGGTAATCAAAGATAATAAATTTGAATATAAAAATATATATTTAAGAGATAATAGTGGTTATGTTTCAATTGAATAA
- a CDS encoding LysE family transporter — translation MLYLFMIFKPLLIGFMTGFVSAIPLGPSGLEAINRSISHGFREGYKVSLGAVSADLLYIIIINLGLFNILSNNRKFEGLFWIVSGFVLMLFNNISNKKSTNILNSRSINISTSNSSNSFLAGFFITFLNPTTPSLWIALSGTILSVWRLHGRLYFTFALSAMIIGSLTWFFVLNLLSIKGVKMCKDDFCSKTSKVLNYFLFLLSILFIIWGVLKFIF, via the coding sequence ATGTTATACTTATTTATGATTTTTAAACCATTACTGATAGGTTTTATGACTGGATTTGTATCTGCAATTCCTTTAGGCCCTTCTGGATTAGAAGCTATTAATAGATCTATTTCTCATGGATTTAGAGAAGGCTATAAGGTATCACTTGGTGCAGTGTCTGCAGATCTTCTATATATAATAATAATAAATTTAGGATTATTTAATATATTAAGCAATAATAGAAAGTTTGAAGGATTATTTTGGATTGTTTCAGGATTTGTTTTAATGCTATTCAATAACATTTCCAATAAAAAAAGTACTAATATATTAAATTCTAGATCAATAAATATATCTACTTCAAATTCATCTAATAGTTTCTTAGCTGGATTTTTTATAACTTTTTTAAATCCTACTACACCATCATTATGGATCGCTTTAAGTGGTACAATCCTAAGTGTATGGAGATTACATGGAAGACTATATTTTACCTTTGCTTTATCAGCAATGATCATAGGAAGTTTGACTTGGTTTTTTGTACTTAATTTATTGAGTATAAAAGGTGTAAAAATGTGTAAAGATGATTTTTGTAGTAAAACATCAAAAGTTTTAAACTACTTTCTTTTTTTATTAAGTATATTATTTATAATATGGGGTGTATTAAAATTTATTTTTTAG
- a CDS encoding aminotransferase class V-fold PLP-dependent enzyme yields the protein MDVYLDNSATTFPKPKQVVDAMYNYMINIGGNSGRGNYSNSMQSNKLVYNARETVCTFFGFNSSQNVIFTNNVTTSLNTLIKGMLKSGDHVITSSMEHNSVVRPLFYAKENLNVELDIVNANKLGFINPADIENKIKPNTKLIILTQASNVTGSIQDLKSVGEICKRNNIFFIVDSSQGAGVINLNMKEINANAVCFTGHKSLLGPQGIGGFILDDKLNNSCNSLIQGGTGSSSYSLFQPDFLPDKFESGTLNMPGIIGLAEGIKYINSVGINNIYEHNNHLLKHLLQGLLNIDDLTVYGDTTGNNSTTCVSININNLDPSEAGYYLECNNIKTRTGLHCAPLAHKTISTYPNGTVRLSISHFTSIEEIDYTLNILNKIAKDKYI from the coding sequence ATGGACGTTTATTTAGATAATTCAGCAACGACTTTTCCTAAGCCAAAGCAAGTTGTTGATGCAATGTATAACTATATGATTAATATAGGTGGCAATTCAGGTAGAGGAAATTATTCTAATTCAATGCAAAGCAATAAATTAGTTTATAATGCTAGAGAAACCGTTTGTACCTTTTTTGGATTTAACAGCTCACAAAATGTTATATTCACTAATAATGTAACTACATCTTTAAATACACTTATTAAAGGTATGTTGAAATCTGGCGATCATGTTATTACTTCTTCTATGGAACATAATTCTGTAGTAAGACCTTTATTTTATGCAAAAGAGAATTTGAATGTAGAACTTGATATAGTAAATGCAAATAAATTAGGATTTATAAATCCTGCTGATATTGAAAATAAAATAAAACCCAATACAAAACTTATAATTCTTACTCAAGCTTCAAATGTAACTGGATCAATTCAAGATTTAAAATCTGTAGGAGAAATTTGTAAAAGAAATAATATATTTTTCATTGTAGATTCATCTCAAGGTGCTGGAGTAATTAATCTTAATATGAAAGAAATTAACGCAAATGCAGTATGCTTTACAGGACATAAAAGTTTACTTGGACCTCAAGGCATAGGTGGATTTATATTAGATGATAAATTAAATAACTCTTGTAATTCTCTTATACAAGGGGGTACTGGAAGCTCTTCTTACTCACTATTTCAACCAGATTTTTTGCCTGATAAATTTGAATCAGGCACATTAAATATGCCTGGGATTATTGGATTAGCTGAAGGAATTAAATATATAAACTCAGTTGGTATAAATAATATTTATGAACATAATAACCATTTATTAAAGCATCTACTTCAAGGTCTATTAAATATAGATGATTTAACTGTTTATGGAGATACAACTGGTAACAATTCTACAACGTGTGTATCTATCAACATAAATAATTTAGATCCTTCAGAAGCAGGTTATTATTTAGAGTGTAATAATATTAAAACTAGAACTGGATTACATTGTGCTCCATTAGCCCATAAAACAATTTCTACTTACCCTAATGGAACAGTAAGACTTAGTATAAGTCACTTTACTTCTATTGAAGAAATTGACTACACACTAAACATTTTAAATAAAATTGCAAAAGATAAATATATCTAA
- the yyaC gene encoding spore protease YyaC, protein MENSFTIDSSNSTSYIKICDYLLSELKPILDEKRNIVFLCIGTDRSTGDCLGPLIGYKLQFLSYDNIHICGNLKNPIHSKNLVQRIDEINLKFNNPFIIAIDSCLGKINNIGKIFIDKKPLYPGKALNKDLPAVGDISITGIVNISSNFDFLVLQNTRLYTVSMIADIISKAIYHFTLKLKSANNYTSNNHIISFPNNYS, encoded by the coding sequence ATGGAAAATTCATTTACTATAGATTCAAGTAATTCTACATCATATATAAAAATATGTGATTATTTACTTTCAGAGCTAAAACCAATATTAGATGAAAAAAGAAATATTGTTTTTCTTTGTATTGGCACTGATAGATCAACAGGTGATTGTTTAGGTCCTTTAATCGGATATAAACTTCAATTTTTATCTTATGATAATATTCATATATGCGGGAATTTAAAAAATCCTATCCATTCAAAAAATTTAGTTCAAAGAATAGATGAAATAAATCTAAAGTTTAATAACCCATTTATTATTGCAATAGATTCTTGCTTAGGCAAAATAAATAATATTGGGAAAATTTTTATAGATAAAAAGCCCCTTTATCCTGGAAAAGCTTTAAATAAAGATCTGCCAGCAGTTGGGGATATTTCTATAACTGGTATAGTTAATATTTCTAGCAATTTCGATTTTTTAGTTTTACAAAATACTAGATTATATACTGTTTCAATGATTGCAGATATAATTTCAAAAGCTATATATCACTTTACTTTAAAACTTAAATCTGCTAATAACTATACATCAAATAATCACATAATATCTTTTCCTAATAATTATAGTTAG
- a CDS encoding DUF4446 family protein, whose translation MEKLFGIINQITPYLIIGMIVIIVLLFILIFVLINSINKLESKYRRLMRGTNGKNLEEMLMEKLDSIDDIRETAENTLNECSKLETKIKDCVQKVAIMRYKAFENVGSDLSFSIAMLDDNNDGILLTGIYARDESTTYAKPIDKGISRYDLSEEELYVLNEAANKYKNQKDK comes from the coding sequence TTGGAAAAATTATTTGGGATAATTAATCAAATAACACCATATCTAATTATAGGTATGATAGTTATAATTGTTTTATTATTTATTTTAATTTTTGTATTAATTAATTCAATAAACAAATTAGAAAGTAAATACAGAAGATTAATGAGGGGCACAAACGGAAAAAATTTAGAGGAAATGCTGATGGAAAAACTAGATAGTATTGATGATATTAGAGAAACAGCAGAAAATACTTTAAATGAATGTAGTAAGCTAGAAACAAAAATAAAAGATTGTGTTCAAAAGGTTGCTATTATGAGATACAAAGCTTTTGAAAATGTAGGAAGTGATTTAAGTTTTTCAATTGCTATGTTAGATGATAATAATGATGGAATATTATTAACTGGAATCTATGCACGAGATGAAAGTACAACATATGCAAAACCAATTGATAAAGGAATATCAAGATATGATCTTTCAGAAGAAGAACTTTATGTATTAAATGAAGCGGCTAATAAATATAAAAATCAAAAAGATAAGTAA
- a CDS encoding ParB/RepB/Spo0J family partition protein: protein MVKKFGLGKGLGALIPDEIDENVKHENIIDSSKSNNMLISLNKIRSDKEQPRKAFDSEKIVELAQSIKQHGIIQPLIVRQVNKSEFVIVAGERRWRAAKIAGLKELPCITMDISDKDILEISLIENIQREDLNPIEEALAYKKLLEDFRITQSELSNRIGKSRVTIANTMRLMNLDERVQQYLIEGIITEGHGRALLAIENNDLQYEFAQKVIDNKLSVRELERLIKNISIEKANKELLRELNPYYKDVRNQLQDYFGTKVNILDKKNKGKIEIEYYSEEDLQRILDIINIQ, encoded by the coding sequence ATGGTAAAAAAGTTTGGACTAGGTAAGGGATTAGGTGCACTTATACCAGATGAAATAGATGAAAATGTTAAGCATGAAAATATTATTGATAGCAGCAAATCTAATAATATGCTTATATCACTAAATAAAATACGAAGTGATAAGGAACAGCCAAGAAAAGCATTTGATTCTGAAAAAATAGTAGAATTAGCTCAATCAATAAAACAACATGGTATAATTCAACCTTTAATAGTAAGACAAGTAAACAAAAGTGAATTTGTAATTGTAGCTGGTGAGAGAAGATGGAGAGCTGCTAAAATAGCAGGATTAAAAGAACTTCCCTGTATAACAATGGATATAAGTGATAAAGATATATTAGAGATATCTTTAATTGAAAATATTCAAAGAGAAGATTTAAATCCAATTGAAGAAGCACTAGCTTATAAAAAATTATTAGAGGACTTTAGAATAACACAATCTGAATTAAGTAATAGAATTGGAAAATCTAGAGTTACAATTGCAAATACAATGAGATTAATGAATTTGGATGAAAGAGTTCAACAATATTTAATTGAAGGAATTATAACAGAAGGACATGGAAGAGCATTGCTTGCAATTGAAAATAATGATTTACAATATGAATTTGCACAAAAAGTGATTGATAATAAGTTATCTGTTAGAGAATTAGAAAGATTAATTAAAAATATAAGTATTGAAAAAGCAAATAAAGAATTATTGAGAGAATTAAATCCTTATTATAAGGATGTACGTAATCAACTACAGGATTATTTTGGTACTAAGGTAAATATCTTAGATAAGAAAAACAAAGGTAAGATAGAAATAGAGTACTATTCTGAGGAAGATTTACAAAGAATTTTAGACATTATTAATATACAGTAA
- a CDS encoding ParA family protein, with translation MKIICVFNQKGGVGKTTTNINLCGYLAMAGHRVLTIDIDPQGNTTSGLGLDKRNLNVSMYDVLTTDIPIKESILRTDLVENLFIAPSTMELAGAEIEVIGKENRENIMKNKLKEIESEYDYVLIDCPPSLGLLTINALTCADSVLIPIQCEFYALEGVSQLVNTIQLVKKSLNKDLEIEGVIMTMYDYRTNLSNEVFSEVKKYFKSKVYETTIPRNIRLAEAPSFGLPIMLYDDKCKGAEAYVKLTKEFLSKQE, from the coding sequence ATGAAAATAATTTGTGTTTTTAATCAAAAAGGCGGAGTTGGTAAGACAACTACGAATATAAATTTATGTGGTTATTTAGCTATGGCAGGACATAGAGTTTTAACAATAGATATTGATCCCCAAGGGAATACCACAAGTGGTCTTGGACTTGATAAAAGAAATCTTAATGTCTCAATGTATGATGTGTTAACAACAGATATACCTATAAAAGAGTCAATACTAAGAACTGATTTAGTTGAAAATTTATTTATAGCACCTTCTACTATGGAGCTTGCAGGAGCTGAAATAGAAGTTATAGGAAAAGAAAATAGAGAAAATATAATGAAAAACAAGTTAAAAGAAATTGAATCAGAATATGATTATGTATTAATAGATTGTCCACCATCATTAGGATTATTAACTATAAATGCATTAACATGTGCAGATTCTGTTTTAATTCCTATTCAATGTGAATTTTATGCATTAGAAGGTGTAAGCCAACTAGTTAATACTATTCAATTAGTTAAAAAATCTTTAAATAAAGACTTGGAAATTGAAGGTGTAATCATGACTATGTATGATTACAGAACTAATCTTAGTAATGAAGTATTTAGTGAAGTAAAAAAATATTTTAAAAGCAAAGTATATGAAACAACTATTCCAAGAAATATAAGGCTTGCAGAAGCACCAAGTTTTGGATTGCCTATTATGTTATATGATGATAAATGTAAGGGTGCAGAAGCTTATGTTAAATTAACTAAAGAATTTTTATCTAAGCAGGAATAG
- the noc gene encoding nucleoid occlusion protein — MNNEIIKIDIDKIVPNLYQPRKYFNEEAIEELSQSIKQHGIIQPITVRKIGETYELVAGERRLRAAKVAELDVVPCNIVDITDSESAEIALLENLQREDLNYIEEAEAYSNLLNDHNFTQEDLAKRIGKKQSTIANKLRLLKLDPKVRQMCLENKLTERHSRALLSLPNADLQLKVVSKVVNDGLNVKNTEELINKELLKLAGKQLNKKRTNIKATLPAKLYVNTIKQVFKKFNIPAEYDCTDSDDFIEVTVKIPKNNNN; from the coding sequence ATGAATAATGAAATAATTAAGATAGATATAGATAAGATAGTTCCTAATCTATATCAACCACGTAAATATTTTAATGAAGAGGCAATTGAGGAGTTATCACAATCAATAAAACAACATGGTATTATACAACCAATAACAGTTAGAAAAATTGGTGAGACTTATGAACTTGTAGCAGGAGAGCGTAGATTAAGAGCTGCTAAAGTAGCTGAGTTGGATGTAGTTCCATGTAATATAGTAGATATAACTGATTCAGAATCTGCAGAAATAGCATTATTAGAAAATCTTCAAAGAGAAGATTTAAATTATATTGAAGAAGCAGAGGCTTATAGTAATTTACTTAATGATCATAATTTTACTCAAGAAGACTTAGCTAAAAGAATAGGAAAAAAGCAATCTACCATTGCTAATAAATTAAGATTATTAAAACTAGATCCTAAAGTAAGACAAATGTGTCTTGAAAATAAGTTAACTGAACGACATTCTAGAGCACTTTTAAGTTTACCAAATGCAGATCTTCAATTGAAAGTGGTTTCTAAGGTGGTAAATGACGGACTTAATGTAAAGAATACAGAAGAACTAATTAACAAAGAACTGCTTAAATTAGCAGGAAAACAGTTAAATAAGAAAAGAACTAATATAAAAGCTACTTTACCAGCTAAATTGTATGTAAATACAATAAAACAAGTATTTAAGAAATTTAATATACCAGCTGAATATGACTGTACTGATTCAGATGATTTTATTGAAGTAACAGTTAAAATTCCAAAGAATAATAATAATTAA
- the rsmG gene encoding 16S rRNA (guanine(527)-N(7))-methyltransferase RsmG: MKFYDLMCKAAQDVGLELSKEQYEKFIIYKNLLQEWNEKVNLTAITEDEDIIKKHFIDSIKAFKRDEFKEAKTLIDVGTGAGFPGIPVAIMNENIQVTLLDSLNKRVNFLNLVTEKLGLKNVVAIHSRAEDGARQKNLRESFDIATSRAVANMSVLSEFCLPYVKINGHFIALKGPAVEEEIKDSDKAITTLGGQLLDICEVEIEDTELKHNLVVVKKIKECPKVYPRKAGNVTKKPIK, from the coding sequence ATGAAATTTTATGATTTAATGTGTAAAGCAGCACAAGATGTAGGGTTAGAATTATCAAAAGAGCAATACGAGAAGTTTATAATATATAAAAATCTTCTTCAAGAGTGGAATGAGAAAGTAAATTTAACAGCTATTACAGAAGATGAAGATATAATAAAGAAACATTTTATAGATTCTATTAAGGCATTTAAGAGAGATGAATTTAAAGAAGCAAAAACGCTAATAGATGTAGGTACTGGAGCAGGTTTTCCAGGAATACCAGTAGCTATTATGAATGAAAATATACAAGTTACTTTATTGGATTCATTAAATAAGAGAGTTAATTTCTTAAATTTAGTAACAGAAAAATTAGGTTTAAAGAATGTAGTGGCTATCCATTCAAGAGCTGAAGATGGAGCTAGACAAAAAAATCTTAGAGAATCTTTTGATATAGCTACATCTAGAGCAGTTGCCAATATGAGTGTTTTATCAGAATTTTGTTTACCATATGTTAAAATTAATGGTCATTTTATAGCTTTAAAAGGTCCAGCTGTAGAAGAAGAGATAAAGGATTCAGATAAGGCTATAACTACTTTAGGAGGACAACTATTAGATATATGTGAAGTTGAAATTGAAGATACTGAATTAAAACATAATTTAGTTGTTGTTAAGAAGATAAAAGAGTGTCCTAAAGTATATCCAAGAAAAGCAGGTAATGTTACTAAAAAGCCTATAAAATAG